A window from Streptomyces sp. NBC_00299 encodes these proteins:
- the fxsT gene encoding FxSxx-COOH system tetratricopeptide repeat protein — protein MSSLDEQDGRAGRIVTFYSYKGGTGRTMALANTAWILAANGKRVLAVDWDLEAPGLHRFFHPFLDPATIGATTGVIDMLKEYAWAATGDGDDDTDERPPDWHLDYARIQRHAVSLDWPFAEPGTLDLVSAGRQDRDYSALVSTFDWDHFYDDLGGGLFFDALREDMRHNYDYVLVDSRTGLSDIADVCTAHLPDTLVDCFTLSDQSIDGAAAVAHDIRDRYRRRRIRILPVPMRIDEGEKEKADAGRAFARAKFDGFPTGMAEEELTGYWGSVEVPYRPYYAYEETLATFGDEAGNATSLLAAFERLTGVISDQAVIALPRMAEEVREAVASKFARPRLALPADLHLSYVSEDRMWADWIATQLSRAGFKVSRRYVGCEGDGAEKPADRTVFVLSPAFQRSARARQVWDAAAGGDLSGRRQVVAVRVGDLRPAPTFSERPSVDLVRTSERNAASALLRALGKPPLPAELTDESAFRDARFPDTVPKFWNVSPRNSSFTGRSALLERLRDGLGSSNSGASPAPYALYGLGGVGKTQIALEYVHRFAADYDLVWWIPSEQNELVVSSLTELARRLGLRIGDDAAQAAQEVCDHLRQSSATLRWLLVFDNADEPQEVSKHFPGGAGHVLVTSRNQTWLQFGEALEIDPFLREESIEHLLRRAADLSTEDADRVAAAVGDLPLALDQAGAWLAETGTPVDTYLTELEHQAERVLSLSQPANYPEPVGATWNVSIDRLKERSPAAVRLLQLCAFFAAEPISMELLYGDEMTSVLAELDPSLQERMVLGRVIREIGRFALAKVDRATESIQVHRLVQAVIRSQLTPREQEDAQHVVHRILAGARPSGEEPIDDPKNQPIFAAIWPHLEASEASTCDEPKTRQLLIDRVRYLWKRGDLNAALSFAHGLRQLWERQLTVSRGRIADLEKREPAGPTPAPQPAGLRDPRAPRTLAEERRYATELRTQLLHLRFHIANVLRSLGKYVEAEELGSDTLAQQRALLTPGHPHILMTASGLATDLGSIGRFEDALELAKEAYIGFKENFGEDHPRTLSANNNRAVCLRLLGHYTKARDVDQEIYDLRRNDLGAAHPHTLISITNLGRDLRETGEYEPSISLLSSSYESYKGLFGETYPETLRNAKSLAVSLRKAGRVDEARALTQQTREHYRLRDTPASTPDVLDCTLNYATDLYATGAREEALALAQDIVRQYRTAPGERHPATLAAVNNLGIFLRGSGEANRARTLLEKNLDTLKEALGERHPYTLACAVNLANVLAELNELRQAEDLERMAVAGFQPTLGHEHPDTIVSRANLGVTLRALGRIPESDQLQESTHAEFVRLLGENHPHTVSVREGKRIHRDLEPPAV, from the coding sequence ATGAGCAGCCTTGACGAACAGGACGGCCGGGCCGGCCGCATCGTCACGTTCTATTCGTACAAGGGCGGCACCGGCCGGACCATGGCCCTCGCCAACACGGCATGGATCCTGGCCGCCAACGGCAAACGCGTCCTCGCCGTCGACTGGGACCTCGAGGCACCTGGTCTGCACCGCTTCTTCCACCCGTTCCTCGACCCGGCCACCATCGGCGCCACCACCGGCGTCATCGACATGCTCAAGGAGTACGCCTGGGCGGCCACCGGCGACGGCGACGACGACACCGACGAGCGGCCGCCGGACTGGCATCTGGACTACGCCCGCATCCAGCGCCACGCCGTCTCCCTGGACTGGCCCTTCGCCGAGCCCGGCACCCTGGACCTGGTGTCCGCGGGGCGGCAGGACCGCGACTACTCGGCGCTCGTGAGCACCTTCGACTGGGACCACTTCTACGACGACCTCGGCGGCGGACTCTTCTTCGACGCGCTGCGCGAGGACATGCGCCACAACTACGACTACGTCCTCGTCGACAGCCGCACCGGACTGTCCGACATCGCCGACGTCTGCACCGCCCACCTGCCCGACACCCTGGTCGACTGTTTCACCCTCAGCGACCAGAGCATCGACGGCGCCGCGGCGGTCGCCCACGACATCCGCGACCGGTATCGCCGTCGCCGTATCCGCATCCTGCCCGTGCCCATGCGCATCGACGAGGGCGAGAAGGAGAAAGCGGACGCCGGGCGCGCCTTTGCCCGCGCCAAGTTCGACGGGTTCCCCACCGGCATGGCCGAGGAGGAACTCACCGGCTACTGGGGGTCGGTGGAGGTTCCCTACCGTCCCTACTACGCCTACGAGGAGACGCTGGCCACGTTCGGCGACGAGGCCGGCAACGCCACGTCCCTGCTGGCCGCCTTCGAGCGGCTCACCGGCGTGATCAGCGATCAGGCCGTCATAGCTCTGCCGCGGATGGCCGAGGAGGTGCGCGAGGCCGTCGCGTCGAAGTTCGCCCGCCCCCGGCTCGCGCTCCCGGCCGACCTGCACCTCAGCTATGTGTCCGAGGACCGCATGTGGGCCGACTGGATCGCCACCCAGTTGTCCAGGGCCGGCTTCAAGGTGTCGCGCAGATATGTCGGCTGCGAGGGAGACGGCGCGGAGAAGCCCGCCGACCGCACCGTCTTCGTCCTCTCCCCGGCGTTCCAGCGCTCCGCGCGGGCCCGCCAGGTGTGGGACGCGGCCGCCGGCGGCGATCTCTCGGGCCGCCGGCAGGTGGTCGCCGTGCGGGTCGGCGACCTGCGCCCGGCGCCCACGTTCAGCGAGCGGCCCTCGGTCGACCTGGTGCGCACCAGCGAGCGGAACGCGGCCTCCGCGCTGCTGCGGGCCCTCGGCAAGCCGCCGCTGCCCGCCGAGCTGACCGACGAGTCGGCGTTCCGGGACGCCCGGTTCCCGGACACGGTGCCCAAGTTCTGGAACGTCTCGCCGCGCAACTCCTCCTTCACCGGCCGCAGCGCACTGCTGGAGAGGCTCCGCGACGGGCTCGGCAGCAGCAATTCGGGCGCCTCCCCGGCGCCGTACGCCCTCTACGGGCTGGGCGGCGTCGGCAAGACGCAGATCGCGCTGGAGTACGTGCACCGCTTCGCCGCCGACTACGACCTGGTGTGGTGGATCCCCTCCGAGCAGAACGAGCTCGTGGTGTCCTCCCTCACCGAACTCGCCCGCCGGCTGGGGCTGCGGATCGGCGACGACGCCGCCCAGGCCGCCCAGGAGGTCTGCGACCATCTGCGGCAGTCGTCCGCGACGCTGCGCTGGCTGCTGGTGTTCGACAACGCCGACGAGCCGCAGGAGGTGAGCAAACACTTCCCCGGCGGTGCCGGCCATGTGCTGGTCACCTCCCGCAACCAGACCTGGTTGCAGTTCGGCGAGGCCCTGGAGATCGACCCGTTCCTGCGCGAGGAGAGCATCGAGCATCTGCTGCGCCGGGCCGCCGACCTCAGCACGGAGGACGCCGACCGGGTCGCCGCCGCCGTGGGCGACCTGCCCCTCGCCCTCGACCAGGCCGGCGCCTGGCTGGCCGAGACCGGCACGCCCGTCGACACCTACCTCACCGAACTGGAGCACCAGGCGGAGCGGGTGCTCTCGCTCAGCCAGCCCGCGAACTACCCCGAACCGGTCGGCGCCACCTGGAACGTCTCCATCGACCGTCTGAAGGAACGTTCCCCGGCGGCGGTGCGCCTGCTCCAGCTGTGCGCCTTCTTCGCCGCCGAACCCATCTCGATGGAGCTGCTCTACGGCGACGAGATGACGAGCGTCCTGGCCGAGCTGGACCCGTCGCTCCAGGAGAGGATGGTCCTCGGCCGGGTGATCCGGGAGATAGGCCGCTTCGCCCTCGCCAAGGTGGACCGGGCCACCGAGTCGATCCAGGTGCACCGGCTGGTGCAGGCGGTGATCCGCTCCCAGCTCACGCCCCGGGAGCAGGAGGACGCCCAGCACGTCGTGCACCGCATCCTGGCAGGTGCCCGCCCGTCGGGCGAGGAGCCGATCGACGACCCGAAGAACCAGCCCATCTTCGCCGCGATCTGGCCGCACCTGGAGGCCTCCGAGGCCAGCACCTGCGACGAGCCGAAGACCCGGCAGCTGCTCATCGACCGCGTCCGCTACCTGTGGAAGCGCGGCGACCTGAACGCCGCGCTGTCCTTCGCCCATGGCCTGCGGCAGCTCTGGGAACGCCAGTTGACGGTCAGCCGCGGCAGGATCGCCGACCTGGAGAAGCGGGAGCCGGCCGGGCCGACACCGGCGCCGCAGCCGGCCGGCTTACGGGACCCGCGGGCCCCGCGCACCCTCGCCGAGGAACGGCGTTACGCGACGGAACTCCGGACCCAGCTGCTGCACCTGCGGTTCCACATCGCGAACGTGCTGCGCTCGCTCGGCAAGTACGTGGAGGCGGAGGAGCTGGGCTCCGACACCCTCGCCCAGCAGCGCGCCCTGCTGACGCCCGGCCATCCGCACATCCTGATGACGGCCAGCGGCCTCGCCACCGACCTGGGCAGCATCGGCCGGTTCGAGGACGCCCTGGAGCTGGCGAAGGAGGCCTACATTGGCTTCAAGGAGAACTTCGGCGAGGATCACCCGCGCACCCTCAGCGCCAACAACAACCGCGCCGTGTGCCTGAGACTGCTCGGCCACTACACCAAGGCCCGTGACGTCGACCAGGAGATCTACGACCTGCGGCGCAACGACCTCGGTGCCGCGCATCCGCACACCCTGATCAGCATCACCAACCTGGGCCGCGACCTGCGCGAGACCGGCGAGTACGAGCCGTCCATCTCCCTGCTGAGCAGCAGCTACGAGTCGTACAAGGGCCTGTTCGGCGAGACCTACCCGGAGACCCTGCGCAATGCGAAGAGCCTCGCGGTGTCGCTGCGCAAGGCGGGCCGGGTGGACGAGGCGCGGGCGCTCACCCAGCAGACCCGCGAGCACTACCGGCTGCGGGACACACCCGCGTCCACCCCCGACGTGCTGGACTGCACCCTGAACTACGCGACCGACCTGTACGCCACTGGCGCGCGCGAGGAAGCTCTGGCGCTGGCGCAGGACATCGTGCGGCAGTACCGCACGGCGCCCGGCGAGCGGCATCCGGCGACACTCGCCGCCGTCAACAACCTCGGGATCTTCCTGCGCGGTTCCGGCGAGGCGAACAGGGCGCGGACGCTGCTGGAGAAGAACCTCGACACCCTGAAGGAGGCGCTCGGCGAGCGTCACCCGTACACGCTCGCCTGTGCCGTCAACCTCGCCAATGTGCTGGCGGAGCTGAACGAGCTGCGCCAGGCGGAGGACCTGGAGCGGATGGCGGTCGCGGGTTTCCAGCCCACCCTCGGCCACGAGCACCCGGACACCATCGTCTCGCGCGCCAACCTGGGCGTGACCCTGCGCGCGCTGGGCCGCATCCCCGAGTCCGACCAGCTCCAGGAGAGCACCCACGCCGAGTTCGTACGGCTGCTCGGCGAGAACCATCCGCACACGGTGAGCGTCCGCGAGGGCAAGCGCATCCACCGGGACCTGGAGCCGCCGGCCGTGTGA
- a CDS encoding TIR-like protein FxsC, protein MEPTEHLGDATAPYFFLSYARMPQDGSGSVNPDLWVHRLFQELCEHIKHMTAHPGAPGFMDGSIRTGQIWSSELGDSLARCRVFVPLYSPRYFISSWCGKEWAAFSSRPARHVDAEQPGDPSGVVPALWSPVPDRRLPESVREVQYIHPELGQRYRTLGLYGLAKLRAFRSDYEKAVLHLARRIVDVGDSVVVEHGDRAGLSTAPDAFAAAPTKTSTTGRTLRISVAAASLNRLPEGRTPDYYGPSAVDWNPYHPASGRPLARIAADIAESLEFRPDVREFDHTAGPAEGPEVVLLDRWVLRDPEHRSALGEFDSSDLPPTGLVVPWNENDPDSDEAEYELAAQAEATLPRRIRLGRQACRPAVRGVPDHKTFDQVLPDVVQWAEGEYRKRAQPRPPAGQGTERFRLCGKDSQDSRPQGHRRNAEEEDRDEQP, encoded by the coding sequence GTGGAGCCGACGGAACATCTGGGGGATGCCACCGCCCCCTATTTCTTTCTCAGTTACGCCCGCATGCCACAGGACGGCTCCGGTTCGGTCAACCCGGATCTGTGGGTCCACCGTCTCTTCCAGGAACTGTGCGAGCACATCAAGCACATGACGGCCCACCCGGGCGCGCCGGGATTCATGGACGGGTCGATTCGGACCGGGCAGATCTGGAGCAGCGAACTCGGCGACTCACTGGCCCGCTGCCGGGTGTTCGTGCCGCTCTACTCGCCGCGATACTTCATCAGTTCGTGGTGCGGCAAGGAGTGGGCGGCCTTCAGCAGCCGCCCGGCGCGCCACGTCGACGCCGAGCAACCCGGTGATCCCAGCGGGGTGGTGCCCGCCCTGTGGTCGCCCGTGCCCGACCGCCGGCTCCCCGAATCCGTCAGGGAAGTGCAGTACATCCACCCCGAACTCGGCCAGCGTTACCGCACGTTGGGGCTCTACGGGCTGGCCAAGCTGAGAGCCTTCCGCAGCGACTACGAGAAAGCGGTCCTGCATCTGGCCCGGCGGATCGTCGACGTGGGCGACAGCGTCGTCGTCGAGCACGGCGACCGCGCCGGGCTGAGCACGGCACCCGACGCCTTCGCGGCCGCCCCCACGAAGACCTCGACCACCGGGCGCACCCTGCGCATCAGCGTGGCCGCGGCTTCCCTGAACCGGCTTCCCGAAGGCCGCACGCCCGACTACTACGGCCCCTCGGCCGTCGACTGGAACCCCTACCACCCGGCGTCCGGCCGGCCCCTCGCCCGGATCGCCGCCGACATCGCCGAGAGCCTCGAATTCCGTCCCGACGTCCGCGAGTTCGACCACACCGCGGGTCCCGCCGAAGGGCCGGAGGTCGTGCTCCTCGACCGCTGGGTGCTGCGCGATCCCGAACACCGGTCCGCCCTGGGCGAGTTCGACAGCAGTGATCTGCCGCCGACCGGCCTGGTGGTGCCGTGGAACGAGAACGACCCCGACAGCGACGAGGCCGAGTACGAACTCGCCGCCCAGGCCGAGGCCACCCTGCCGCGCCGCATCCGGCTGGGCCGGCAGGCGTGCAGACCCGCGGTCCGGGGCGTGCCGGACCACAAGACCTTCGACCAGGTCCTCCCCGACGTCGTGCAGTGGGCGGAGGGCGAGTACCGCAAGCGGGCCCAGCCCCGGCCACCGGCCGGACAGGGCACCGAGCGATTCCGGCTGTGCGGGAAGGACAGCCAGGACAGCCGACCCCAGGGACACCGCCGGAACGCCGAGGAGGAAGACCGCGATGAGCAGCCTTGA
- a CDS encoding aminoglycoside N(3)-acetyltransferase codes for MPVNANDGAGGQIAEDLAVLGVEHGATLLVHASLRRVEAGPGAVLAALRTVLGPEGTLVVPTFTAGNSDTSPAYRDRTRNMTTDQIRALRSRMPPFDPDGTPSEGMGRLAEAVRCAEGRVRSAHPQTSFAAVGARAGDLLAVHDENCHLGERSPLGRLYAAGAQVLLLGVGFEVCSAFHLGEYRVPEPPRRTYRCVVRRDGGHRWIEYEDIDLDDSDFGALGADFEKADAARPDPVVRGGRVGAAHARLFPLGAAVDFATVWLAGKRSHHVFTDPSQIAARFLH; via the coding sequence GTGCCTGTGAACGCCAACGACGGCGCCGGCGGTCAGATCGCCGAGGACCTCGCGGTACTGGGCGTGGAGCACGGGGCCACCCTGCTGGTCCACGCCTCCCTGCGCCGGGTCGAGGCCGGACCGGGCGCCGTCCTGGCCGCACTGCGTACCGTCCTCGGCCCCGAGGGCACGCTCGTCGTGCCGACGTTCACCGCAGGCAACTCCGACACCTCACCGGCGTACCGGGACCGCACCCGGAACATGACGACCGATCAAATCCGGGCACTGCGAAGCCGGATGCCACCCTTCGATCCCGACGGGACGCCCTCCGAGGGCATGGGGCGGCTGGCCGAGGCCGTGCGGTGCGCCGAGGGGCGGGTGCGCAGCGCGCATCCGCAGACCTCCTTCGCCGCCGTGGGCGCGCGGGCCGGAGACCTGCTGGCCGTGCACGACGAGAACTGTCACCTGGGCGAACGCTCACCGCTGGGCCGGTTGTACGCCGCCGGTGCCCAAGTGCTGCTGCTGGGCGTCGGCTTCGAGGTGTGCAGCGCCTTCCACCTCGGCGAGTACCGGGTCCCCGAGCCGCCCCGGCGGACCTATCGCTGCGTGGTCCGGCGCGACGGGGGACACCGCTGGATCGAATACGAGGACATCGACCTGGACGACAGCGACTTCGGTGCGCTGGGTGCCGACTTCGAAAAAGCGGACGCGGCCCGGCCCGACCCGGTCGTGCGCGGCGGTCGGGTCGGGGCCGCCCACGCCCGGCTGTTCCCGCTCGGCGCGGCGGTGGACTTCGCCACCGTCTGGCTGGCCGGAAAACGATCCCACCACGTTTTCACAGACCCGTCACAAATCGCTGCGAGGTTCCTACACTGA
- a CDS encoding FxsB family cyclophane-forming radical SAM/SPASM peptide maturase, whose protein sequence is MTGPTVPLRQLVLKVHSRCDLACRHCYIYEHADQSWSSRPRVISQETISWTALRLAEHAKKHQLASVQVILHGGEPLLAGPARLRAVCEALTTALHGICALDLRIHTNAVQLGERHLDLFAEYGVRVGVSLDGDRAANDRHRLFANGRSSHDKVLRALALLDQDRYRHLYAGILCTIDVRNDPVAVYDALAALRPPRIDFLLPHATWDEPPLRPTGTDTPYADWLLAIHDRWSEQGRPMPVRLFDSVVSTLGGGPSLTEAMGLEAADVVVVETDGTYEQADSLKTAYDGAPVTGKDVYRHTLDEVAGHPGIAARQHGLDDLSDQCRACPVVRSCGGGLFAHRYRSDGTGFGNPSVFCADLKELILSIDARTGASATRPIESLDALADGSDEGAGVRELAQVRQDVTRGLLTAVHQEVGSRAGELWARSWQLALDLGRRDGALLEPLLSHPYTRTWAVRCLDEATSPDHLASLVAAVALPARAVEQVKVPVRDGFAHLPGLGSVRTQLGAEWVELTGQRLAGPDWEPLPRVRADGLDAALDDVDPHRDCYGTPAGGRLTDAETELWRHVLPQAWALIRKAVPAVAAGMAEGVRLITPLAAPPDPEHFVPGGGFSALGVHLDPDPERVAVDLVRGFRLGLLDALLDACDLYDESDARTGALLADTYARAATDALCPDAEGARRTHVQWAELTAAPSLTGLGRRFVDGIGRCL, encoded by the coding sequence ATGACCGGTCCGACCGTCCCGCTGCGGCAGCTCGTGCTGAAAGTGCACAGCAGATGCGATCTCGCCTGCCGGCACTGCTACATCTACGAGCACGCCGACCAGAGCTGGAGTTCGCGACCCAGGGTGATCTCACAGGAAACGATCTCCTGGACCGCCCTTCGGCTGGCGGAGCATGCCAAGAAACACCAGCTCGCCTCCGTGCAGGTCATCCTGCACGGAGGCGAGCCGCTGCTTGCAGGGCCCGCACGCTTACGGGCCGTCTGTGAGGCGCTGACCACCGCACTGCACGGCATCTGCGCCCTCGATCTGCGCATCCACACCAACGCCGTTCAGCTGGGCGAGCGCCACCTCGACCTCTTCGCCGAGTACGGCGTCCGGGTCGGTGTCTCCCTCGACGGCGACCGAGCCGCAAACGACCGCCACCGGCTCTTCGCCAACGGCCGCAGCAGCCACGACAAGGTCCTCCGCGCGCTCGCCCTGCTCGACCAGGACCGCTACCGCCACCTCTACGCGGGCATCCTGTGCACCATCGACGTGCGCAACGACCCCGTCGCCGTCTACGACGCCCTGGCCGCACTGCGCCCCCCGCGCATCGACTTCCTCCTGCCGCACGCCACCTGGGACGAACCTCCCCTGCGCCCCACCGGCACCGACACCCCGTACGCCGACTGGCTCCTCGCCATCCACGACCGCTGGAGCGAGCAGGGGCGTCCGATGCCGGTGCGGCTGTTCGACTCGGTCGTCAGCACCCTCGGCGGTGGCCCCAGCCTGACCGAGGCGATGGGACTGGAGGCCGCCGACGTCGTCGTGGTCGAGACCGACGGCACCTACGAGCAGGCGGACTCGCTGAAGACCGCGTACGACGGGGCACCGGTCACCGGCAAGGACGTCTACCGGCACACCCTCGACGAGGTGGCCGGCCATCCCGGCATCGCCGCCCGGCAGCACGGCCTCGACGACCTGAGCGACCAGTGCCGCGCCTGCCCCGTGGTGCGCTCCTGCGGCGGCGGGCTGTTCGCCCATCGCTACCGGTCCGACGGCACCGGATTCGGCAACCCGTCCGTCTTCTGCGCGGACCTGAAGGAGCTGATCCTCTCCATCGACGCCCGCACCGGCGCGAGCGCGACCCGCCCGATCGAAAGCCTCGACGCCCTGGCCGACGGCAGCGACGAGGGCGCCGGCGTACGGGAGTTGGCCCAGGTGCGGCAGGATGTCACCCGCGGGCTGCTGACCGCCGTGCATCAGGAGGTCGGGTCGCGGGCGGGCGAGCTGTGGGCCCGGTCCTGGCAGCTCGCCCTCGACCTGGGGCGGCGCGACGGCGCTCTGCTGGAGCCGCTCCTGTCCCACCCGTACACCCGCACCTGGGCCGTGCGCTGCCTCGACGAGGCCACCTCGCCCGACCACCTGGCCTCACTCGTGGCCGCCGTGGCGCTGCCCGCCCGGGCGGTCGAGCAGGTGAAGGTGCCGGTGCGTGACGGCTTCGCCCATCTTCCCGGGCTCGGCAGTGTGCGCACCCAACTCGGCGCGGAGTGGGTCGAGTTGACGGGGCAGCGCCTCGCCGGTCCGGACTGGGAGCCGCTGCCTCGGGTCCGGGCCGACGGGCTCGACGCAGCCCTGGACGACGTCGATCCCCATCGCGATTGCTACGGCACCCCGGCCGGTGGGCGGCTGACGGACGCGGAGACCGAGCTCTGGCGTCATGTGCTGCCGCAGGCCTGGGCGTTGATCCGCAAGGCCGTGCCGGCCGTCGCCGCCGGCATGGCCGAGGGCGTCCGCTTGATCACTCCGCTCGCCGCCCCGCCGGATCCCGAACACTTCGTGCCCGGCGGAGGGTTCAGCGCGCTGGGTGTCCATCTCGACCCGGACCCGGAGCGCGTCGCCGTGGACCTGGTCCGTGGATTCCGGCTCGGTCTGCTCGACGCGCTGCTCGACGCGTGCGACCTGTACGACGAGTCCGACGCCCGCACCGGCGCGCTGCTCGCCGACACCTACGCCCGCGCCGCGACCGACGCCCTGTGCCCGGACGCCGAGGGGGCGCGTCGTACGCACGTGCAGTGGGCGGAGCTCACGGCCGCCCCATCGCTGACCGGGCTCGGCCGGCGGTTCGTCGACGGCATCGGGCGGTGCCTGTGA
- a CDS encoding MaoC family dehydratase → MTLTVNGLDELKKLAGSDLGTSEWIEITQDRVNTFADATGDHQWIHVDPERAAEGPFGAPIAHGYLTLSLFIPLFTELLDVQGATTKVNYGLNKVRFPSPVKVGSRIRLVGKLAEVQEVPGGVQIAVDGTIEIEGGTKPAAVLTSLSRFYS, encoded by the coding sequence ATGACCCTCACCGTGAACGGCCTCGACGAACTGAAGAAGCTGGCCGGCAGCGACCTCGGCACCAGCGAGTGGATCGAGATCACCCAGGACCGCGTCAACACCTTCGCCGACGCCACGGGCGACCACCAGTGGATTCACGTCGACCCGGAGAGGGCGGCGGAGGGGCCTTTCGGCGCGCCCATCGCGCACGGATATCTGACGCTCTCCCTCTTCATCCCTTTGTTCACCGAGCTGTTGGACGTGCAGGGGGCGACGACGAAGGTCAACTACGGCCTGAACAAGGTGCGTTTCCCGTCTCCGGTGAAAGTCGGGTCGCGGATCCGACTCGTCGGTAAGCTGGCGGAGGTGCAGGAGGTACCGGGCGGTGTACAGATCGCCGTGGACGGCACGATAGAGATCGAGGGCGGGACCAAGCCGGCGGCGGTACTGACGAGTCTGTCCCGGTTCTACAGCTGA
- a CDS encoding acyl-CoA synthetase: protein MRNEGLGSWPARRARKTPHRTALIHGGTSTDYRTLHTRTTRLAHALRDRGIRRGDRIAYLGPNHPSYLETLFAAGTLGAVFVPLNTRLAGPEIAYQLADSGAKALVYGPSHTGLVAGLPGSTDVRTYVELGPEYEEALASASEEPIDAPVTPDDTCIIMYTSGTTGRPKGAMLTHGNITWNALNVLVDTDLIADERALVCAPLFHTAGLNMLTLPVLLKGGTCVLVEAFDPDTTFDLIERHRITFMFGVPTMFDQVARHPRWPDADLSSLRILTCGGSPVPTPLIAAYQERGLAFLQGYGMTEAAPGTLFLDAEHAVTKAGSAGVPHFFSDVRVVGPDLAPVDVGETGEVVVRGPHVMPGYWGLPEETAASFADGWFRSGDAARTDEDGYVFIVDRIKDMIISGGENIYPAEIEDLLLAHPDIVECAVIGVPDDKWGEVPRAVVVPREGATVDPDEVLASLSGRLAKYKIPKSVVLAAELPRTASGKLLKSRVRTRYGKSEGTA from the coding sequence ATGCGCAACGAGGGACTGGGGTCATGGCCCGCACGCCGGGCCCGCAAGACCCCGCACCGCACCGCCCTGATCCACGGCGGGACGTCCACGGACTACCGCACCCTGCACACGCGCACGACCCGCCTCGCCCACGCGCTGCGCGACCGCGGCATCCGCCGCGGCGACCGCATCGCCTACCTCGGCCCGAACCACCCCTCCTATCTGGAGACCCTGTTCGCGGCGGGCACGCTGGGCGCGGTCTTCGTCCCCCTCAACACCCGCCTGGCAGGCCCCGAGATCGCGTACCAGCTCGCCGACTCCGGCGCCAAGGCCCTGGTCTACGGCCCGTCGCACACCGGTCTGGTCGCAGGACTCCCGGGCAGCACCGACGTCCGCACCTACGTCGAACTGGGCCCCGAATACGAGGAGGCGCTCGCGTCGGCGTCCGAGGAACCGATCGACGCGCCCGTCACCCCCGACGACACCTGCATCATCATGTACACCTCGGGGACCACCGGCCGCCCCAAGGGCGCGATGCTCACCCACGGCAACATCACCTGGAACGCGCTCAACGTCCTCGTCGACACCGACCTGATCGCCGACGAACGCGCCCTGGTCTGTGCCCCGTTGTTCCACACGGCGGGCCTGAACATGCTGACCCTGCCCGTGCTCCTCAAGGGCGGCACCTGCGTCCTGGTCGAGGCCTTCGACCCGGACACCACCTTCGACCTGATCGAACGGCACCGCATCACCTTCATGTTCGGCGTGCCGACCATGTTCGACCAGGTGGCCAGGCACCCGCGCTGGCCCGACGCGGACCTGTCGTCCCTGCGCATCCTGACCTGCGGCGGCTCCCCCGTGCCGACGCCGCTCATCGCCGCGTACCAGGAACGCGGCCTGGCCTTCCTCCAGGGCTACGGCATGACGGAGGCCGCGCCCGGAACCCTGTTCCTGGACGCCGAGCACGCGGTCACGAAGGCCGGTTCGGCGGGCGTGCCGCACTTCTTCAGCGACGTACGCGTCGTTGGGCCGGACCTCGCCCCCGTCGACGTCGGCGAGACCGGCGAGGTCGTGGTCCGCGGGCCCCATGTCATGCCCGGCTACTGGGGGTTGCCGGAGGAGACGGCCGCCTCCTTCGCGGACGGCTGGTTCCGCAGCGGGGACGCGGCCCGCACCGACGAGGACGGCTACGTCTTCATCGTCGACCGCATCAAGGACATGATCATCTCCGGCGGCGAGAACATCTACCCCGCCGAGATCGAGGACCTGCTCCTCGCCCACCCCGACATCGTCGAGTGCGCGGTGATCGGGGTGCCGGACGACAAGTGGGGCGAGGTACCGCGCGCGGTCGTCGTGCCCCGCGAGGGCGCCACCGTCGACCCCGACGAGGTACTGGCCTCCCTGTCCGGCCGGCTCGCCAAGTACAAGATCCCGAAGTCGGTGGTCCTCGCGGCCGAACTCCCGCGCACCGCCTCCGGAAAGCTCCTCAAGTCCCGTGTCCGTACCCGGTACGGCAAGAGTGAAGGAACCGCATGA